The following nucleotide sequence is from Myxococcus stipitatus.
CACAGCAGGTCCACCTCCAGCGGCTGACGTCCGTCCCCCAGGTCGAGCGGGGCGTTGAGCTTGAAGCGCCCGCGCGTCGTCGGCAGGTGTTCGAGGACGTCGAAGAGGAGGGCCTCCGCCTCGCTCCGGGCCCGCCGCTCGGGCTCCTCCCACGCGGCGGCGATGGCGCGCGCGGCCTTCTGGTATTTCGGCACGAGCGGCGCCAGGGGGCCGTCCTGGCGCAGCCACTCCACCGTCTTCGCCACGGCGGCGTCCAGGGAGGATGCCGCGCGGGGTTCGGACGGCTCCAGCACGTCCAGACGCCCCTCGCGCAGCAGGGCCAGCGTGGTGGACTCGTCGCGCCGCAGGTGCTCCGCGAGCGCCTCCGGCGACAGCACGCAGACGGCGGTGAGCCGGGGGGCGGCCGTGGCGAGCGAGGCGAGGGCGCGCAGCACGCGGAAGCCGGTGGCGTGGGTGGGGAGGCGCAGCGCCGGTGCCTGCCCCTTGGGGACGATGGTCAGCAGGTCCTGGAGCGCCTCCAACGGGTCGCGGATGATGGCGTGCTCCACCGCCTCCGCGAGCGCTCCGTCACGAGGCGCGGCGGGCAGCTCCAGCAGGTAGCGGCACAGCTCCCACGTCGTCGACCCCCCGGTCGGCGGGGTGAGCCCCTCCAGCAGCACGCGGCGCTCGTGCGCGCCCTTCCCCTCGAACTGGAGCGCGCGGCGGGGGCGCGTCGCTTGGGACTGGAGGATGAAGGCCTCCGCGTCGCGCGCGAGGTCCCGCTCCGCGCACAGGGCGGTGGCCCACGCGCGGACCATGGAGCGCGGCTCGTCGCCCTGGGCCACGGCGACGCGCACGCCCCGCTGCTGCACCCAGCGCGTCCAGAGCGAGAGCGCCCGCTCGGGAGCCCCGACGAGCACGGTGAGCGTGGGGACGCCTTGCGAGCGCCGCCGCGCGTGCCGGTCCAGCGCCTCCAACAGTGCTGTGTCCTCGAGCGGCGACACGCGGTGCTCCCCCCGGGTCGCCCCTCGGGGACCCGTCGTCCTGAGGTGGGAGCCTGCGCCTTCGCTTCATGGCCTGGCAAGTCACCCCCTGGCGTCCACCATTCAATGGCATACAGGGGCGCACCCACCGGGTCTGTCTCGACCGGTGCTGGGGCCAGACAGACGCCAGCCGTCGGGCGTCATGGCGTAAGGGGGACGCGAGGCCGGGCCGCGAGCCGGGCCCGGGCTCGGAAGGACTACAGGCCCTGGGTGGGGACGGGCGCGGCCTCGCGGTAGATGCGCAAGGTGTCCGCCACGCTGTAGCGGTACTCGAAGCCGGTGGCCTCGAGGAACCGGCGGTTGTCCACGACGATGGGGTAGCGCAGGTGGTCCAGCGCGCCCGTGGACAGCCGGGGGAAGCCCGCGCGGCCGAGCAGCAGCGACAGCAGCTGGGCGGGCAGCGGCACGGCCATGCGCCCCGTCTCCCGGACGATGACGGACAGGGGGATGGGCGGCGGCCCGGCGATGTTGAAGATGCCCCGCACCTTCTTCTCCAGCGCCAGCGTCAGCGCCGTCACCACGTCGTCCTCCTGGAGCACGTGGAACAGCGGGTCGTAGCCCAGCACGAGCGGCACGCGCCGGCCCTTCAGGAACGAGGCGAGCGTGCCCGTGCCCGGCGCGCCCAGCGTGTACGGCAGCCGCAGCACCGCCGTCGTCACCTCCGGCAGCCGCCACAGCGCGGTGGCCGCGTAGAGGTCGGCGGCCACCAGGTCCGCCAGCTCCGGGATGGACTCCAGCGCGCGCGGAGGCTCGTCCTCGGAGTGGTACAGCGGCGAGTCGGGCGCGGCGCCGTAGAAGGTGTGCCGCCCCACGAAGAGCACCTGCTTCACGCCGTGCGCCGCGCAGTGGTCGAACACGGCCTTGGTGCCGTCCAGGTTGATGCGGCCACGCTCCGCGCCGGGCACCGTGAAGGCCGTCACCGTGGCCATGTGGACCACCGCCTCCGGGCGCCAGCGGCGGAAGACGTCCTCTGCGGCGCGCTTGCGCACGTCCCCCCGGAAGACCTCGATGCCGGACTCCTTCGCGTTCTCCCACGGGCGGATGTCCACGCCCGCGACGTCATGACCCGCGTTCTTCAACCGCAGCGCCAGCTTGCGCGCGATGCCGCCGGCGATTCCCGGGATGAGCACCCTCACGGCAGCAGCCTCCTGGGCGACGCGCGCTGATGGCGCTGTGCCCGCCCCACCTCGATGAGCCCCGCGATGCGCTCCTTCACCTTCGCCACATAGCCCTCGATGACATGGTCCTCCTCGTCTCCGGTGCCCCGGAAGACGAGCGGCTCTCCGTAGTGGATCTCCAGCTGCACCGGAAGCGGCACGGGCAGCAGGTAGGGGGTGAGCGGGACGTAGGGGATTCCCAGCAGCTTGCCCAGCGTGTAGGCGTTGAACACCGTGGGGATGGCGGAGCCGCCGCCCAGGAACGCGAAGGGGATGATGGGCGAGCGCGTCTGGAGCGCCAGCCGCACGAAGCCCGTGCCGAAGTCCACCAGCGAGTAGCGCTCGTTGTAGAGCTTGGCCGTCCCGCGCGCGCCCTCGGGGAAGATCATGAGCAGCCGGTCGTCCTCCAGCAGGCGCCGCGCGTGCTCGGGCAGGCCGGTGAACTGCCCGGTGCGGCTGGCCCACAGCGAGGACACGGGGAACTTGTGGAGGAAGCGCTCCACCATGCCCTGCGCGAGCCTGGGCGGGTTCATCTCCAGCATGGTGGAGGTGAGCACCATGGCGCCGTCCACGGCCACGCCGCCGGAGTGGTTGCCCACCAGCATGCCCCGGCCCCGCGCCGGGATGTGGTGCGCGCCGTGGCAGCGCACGCGGAAGTAGTGGCGGTAGATGAACGCGAAGACGCGCAGCGCCTCCTTCACGTGCTTCTTGGAGATGCCGTACGGGTCCACGCCGTACTCGTTGAAGGGCAGCTCCAACTGGTCTACCCGCGCGTCGGTTCCGTCGAACAGGGCCACGGGCGGCACCGTACCACCCCTGCGCGACCCCGGTCGCCGCATTCCCCTCCGCGTGTCCCGGTCGACCTCCCCCCGACGGGTGATGCGGCCCGCCGTGCGCCGGCGTCCACTGGCGCCTCCGGGGGTGCCCTACCGCGACGGCCGAGCGTCGGGGGATACTGGTGGGGGCGGGTGCCCCGGGGCCCCGACGGTGGTGAGGAGACTCGAGATGCGGACGGAAGTGTCAGCGGCGGTGGGGGCCGCCTCGAAGGCGAGAGAGGTGGCGCACCAGCTCCCGGCGAAGTCCACGGCCCTGGTGGGAGACGCCCACGTGCTCAGGGCGCTGCCCCGGGCGGAGCTGCGGCGCGTGGGCCCCTTCGTCTTCTGCGACCACTTCGGCCCGGCCCCGGCCGTGCGCGAGACGATGTCCGTGCCCCCCCACCCCCACGTGGGGCTCCAGACGGTGACGTACCTGTTCTCCGGCGCCATCCGCCACCGCGACTCGCTGGGCACGGTGCAGGACATCCTCCCGGGTGACGTGAACTGGATGACCGCCGGCGGAGGCATCGTCCACGCCGAGGACGTGCACACCGGCCCGGACGCGCAAGCGTTGCACGGCATCCAGACGTGGGTGGCCCTGCCCGCGGCCCAGCGCCAGGTCGCCCCCGCCTTCGCGCACGTCCCCGCGTCGCGGTTGCCCCTGCGCGAGTCCGAGGGCGCCCGGGTGCGCGTCATCGCCGGCGCGCTCGACGGGGACGTCTCCCCGGTGCCCACCTTCCATCCCCTCACGTACCTCGACGTGGAGCTGGAGGCGGGCGCGCGCGTGTCCCTGTCCGTGAACCCCGCGCACGCGCTCGCCCTGTACGTCGCCGACGGCGAGGTGGCCGTGGGCGGCACCCCGGTGGCCCGTGGCGTGCTGGCCCACCTGGACGAGGGCGGCGATGTGCTGAGCCTGTACTCCACCCAGGGCGGGCGCGCCGTGGTGCTGGGCGGCGAGCCGCTGCCGGAGCCGCTCGTCATCTGGTGGAACTTCGTCGTGGACAGCGTGGCCGAGGGCCGGGCGCGGCTCGCGGACTGGGAGGCGGGGCGCTTCCCGCCGCTCGCTCCCTGAGCGGGGTGCCGGGCGCGCGCCCTCCCCGCGAGACGAGCGCCGCGCGGAGGCATTCCGGTGCATGCTCCGCCCCGCGCCACGCGGCCCGGGAGGGTCGGACGGTGGCCGCTCCGGGAGGACGTGGATGTCGGGTCAGTCGCTGGCGATGAAGCTCTTGGAGGGGGCCCGGGAGTGGGCCCGGCGGCTGCCCACCGGGCTCGCGGGAGACGTGGCGGTGGACGTGGGGGGTCGGCGGCTGCGGCTGTCCCACGGGCGCGTGGAGGCGGTGGTGCGCCAGCTGCTGCGCAACGTGAAGCACCTGGAGCTGCGCGAATGGACGGCGGGCGAGGCCGTCTACGACGTGCGCCTGTCGGTGAAGGGTTGGAAGGTGCGCGTGGAGACGACACTGGAGCGCGTGGAGCTGTCCGCCGGGCGCTACCGGCTGTGGCTGCGCACGCCGGGCGCGGTGGAGCTGGAGGAGTCGCGCGCGGCCTCGTCGCTGGTGATGGGCGTCTTGCGCGCGGGCGCGGGCCGGGCCGGGTTGCGCGCGGTGGCGGAGCGGCTGTTGCCCCCCGGCCTGACGTGGAACGGCCAGGTGCTCACCGTGGAGGGGCGCCTGCCCGCCGAGGGGCTCGTGTCCGCGAGGAGCTTCGAGCAGGCCTCGCTCGTCATGGCCGTGGAGCACGTCCAGGACGGGCTGTGGCTGGGCGCGGAGGCCTGGCCCGGGCTGATGGACCTGCTCCAGGCGCTGTTCGCCTCCGACACGCGCCGGCCGCCGGAGGGCTGAGCGTCCCGGCGGGGACTACGGGTCCTCGGGCAGCGTCATGCGCTTGGCCATTCCCATCAGCGTGGCCATGGCATGGAACGCCAGCCCGATGCCCCAGCTGATGGCGGGAAACTGCACGAACCACTCCGGCCCGGTCGTCAGGTCGATGAGCGTCAGGCCCCCCATGACGATGGTGTAGCTCAGGCCATGGGTGGCCAGCCCGAACAGGGCGCGGTGCGTCTGCCGTCGGAACTTCGCCTTGCGCGCCCGCGCCGCCAGCGCGTCCTTCAGCGCGGACTCGCTCACGCCCATCTCCCGCGCCATGGCGAGCAGGTCCTCGCGCGTGAGCGAGCGGTCCGTTTCCCGCTCGGCGAGGGAGCGCGTGCTGGCGTCGCGGATGATGTCCGCCGCCTCTCGTTCGGAGAAGCGCGCGGGGGCGGACTTTTGACGGGTGTCTGCCATGGTGCGCGGGACGTTAGTGCGTCGCGCGCGGCGCGTCGACTGCGCCTCAGCCCGCCTTCTGCGCGGCCTTGGGCGACTGGTAGGTGCCCGGCTCCACCCGCGCGGCGATGGCCATGCGATTCCAGGCGTTGATGGTGGCCACGGCCGCCGTCAGGTCCGCCAGCTCCTTGTCCGTGAAGTGCGGGTGCACCTGCTGGTACACGGCCTCGGGGGCGTGGCCGTCCGTCACGCGCGTGACGGCCTCCGTCCAGGCCATGGCCGCGCGCTCGCGGTCGGAGTAGTAGGGGCTCTCCTCCCACGCGTCCAGGCCGTACAGCCGCTGCTCCGTCTCGCCCAGCGCGCGCAGGTCCTTCCAGTGCATGTCGATGCAGTACGCGCAGCCGTTGACCTGCGAGGCGCGCAGCTTGACGAGGTGCAGCAGGCGCTCCTCCAGGCCGCACTGGTGCAGGTACTTCTCCAGGCCCAGGAGGGCGGAATAGATGCCGGGGGCCACCTTCGCGACGTCGAAGCGCTGTGATTCCATGGTCGAATCCTTCTTCGGGGAGGACGTCAGGTCCTCCGGGTTGCCGGTGAAGTAACCGGGGCCTCCGTGGGGCGCGAGGGCCACTTCCACCGCGGTGGATGGGGCCACTTGGGGCCACCCGGCGCGCGTCAGCGCAGGGCCCGCGCGAGCAGGCGCACGCAGTCGGCCATCCGCTCCTCGCGCACGGCGGCGTAGCCGAGCAGCAGCGCGCCGCGTCCGGTGCTCCGCACCCGGAAGGCCGACAGCGGCATGACCATCACCCCGGCCTGGATGGCCCGCTCGGCGGCGACGCGGTCGTCCATTCCCTCCGGCAACCAGCCCACCAGGTGCATGCCGGTGTGCAGGGGCGCCAGCTCCAGCCGCCCGCCGAGCTCGCGCCGCGCCGCCTCCAGGAGCGCCTCCTGGCGCTGGCCATACAGCACGCGCATGCGCCGCACGTGGCGGCTGAAGTGGCCCTCGGTGATGAAGTCGGCCAGCACCGCCTGCTCCGCCACCGGCGTGTAGCCGTCCGAGAAGCGCCGCGCGGCGGTGAAGGCGTCCACCAGCGGCTCGGGCGCCACGAGGTAGCCCACCCGCAGCGCGGGGGACACCACCTTGCTGAAGGTGCCGATGTAGATGACGCGCGCGTCCGGCGAGAAGCCCTGCAGCGCCTGCAGGGGCCGCCCCACGTAGCGGAACTCGCTGTCGTAGTCGTCCTCGACGATCCACGCGTTGGCCCGCGCCGCCCAGTCCAGCAGCGCCCGTCTGCGCGGCTCTCCCATGGCCACGCCGAGCGGGAACTGGTGCGCGGGCGTGACGATGGCCAGCCGCGCGTCGGGGGCCAGCCGCGCTCCTTCCGCCACGTCCAGCCCCTCGGCGTCCACGGGCACCGGCACGAGCGTGGCGCCCCCCGCCACCAGCGCGCCCCGGCCCGCGAAGTACCCCGGGTCCTCCACCCACGCGGACTCGCCGGGGTCCAGCAGCACCTGCGCCGCCAGGCTCATCGCCTGCTGGGCGCCGTTGACGATGAGGACCTGCTCCGGCACGCACCGCACCCCCCGCGAGGTGGCCAGGTAGTCCGCCACCGCGCGCCGCAGCGCCGGATGGCCCGCGGGCTCGGAGCGTCCGAGCAGGTCCCCCCAGGAGCGGCGCCAGCGCGTGTGCAGCAGCCGCCCCCACAAATCACTCGGGAAGGCGTCCACCGCGGGCGTGCCCATGCGGAAGGCCATCTGGCTGGCGGGGATGCCCGGCGCGGCGATGCGCAGGTCCGGCAGCTGGGCGATGGCCCGACCCCGCCGGGAGATGTCCGGCGGCGGGGACGCGGCGCCCGCGTGGGGCGCCCGCGCCCGCCGGGTCGCGTGCGGCCGCTCCGGCAGCTCGCTCGCGACGTAGGTGCCCGACCCGAGCCGTCCCACCAGGTAGCCCTCGGACAAGAGCCGCGAGTACGCGTTGAGCACCGTGTTGCGCGACAGGTCGAGCTGCTCGGCGAGCGCGCGCGTCGACAACAGCCGCGTGCCCGGCGCGAGCCTGCCCGCCTCGATGGCCTTGCGCAGCGCCTCCGACAGCTGCGCCTGGAGCGAGCGGCCCGCGCGCGAATCCAACACCAGCGACGTGGCCGCCATGACCGACGGGCGCTTTCGCCCGCGCCGTCGACGCTGTGGAGGGGCTGGAGGAGTCACCGGGGGCTTCATTCCACGCGGGCCCGGGCCCTGGGAATGGCGGGCTTCGGAGATTTTCTCCCGTGATGTCTGGAATCACGAGCCATCACTGTTGGAAACATGGGCAAGCGACGTACGACGGGGACGTAACCGGGCCGACCGGCGTCGGAGGCTCCTTCCGGCGCGCGGCGGGGCCCATGACCCGGGAAGGGGGAACGTCATGCTGGGGTGGCCGTGGTTCGACCTCATCGTCGCGCCGCCGTGCGCGAGGCACGTGGAGGGCACGCGCGACCGGCTGCTGAGCGCGGCGCGGCGGCTGGTCCGCGAGGAGGGCCCGGAGGGCCTGACGCTGGAGGCCGTCGCCCGCCGCGCGCTCGTGGGACGGGGCGCGCCGCGCTACCACTTCGGGAGCAAGCGGGGCCTGCTGGAGGCCCTGGCCCGCCAGCCGCCGGCGCCGGGGGACACCCCGCCCCGCGCGGCCCCCTCGAAGCCGGCCGCCGCGCGCCGCCGCCCCCATCGCCCCCGGGGGCAGGGCCAGGGTTGAATGGCCGACATCTCGGTGCTGGACGCACCCCGGGTCCTCGTGGGCGCACGCATCGTCGGGGTGGGCGGCACGCATGATGGGGGCACCACCGCGCGCCTGCCCGGAAGGCGTCCGGGCGGGCGCGAAGGAGGTGGCACGCAGGGTCGGACGGGTCGCCAGAGGGGCGGCGGCATGCGCACATTGCCGTTAGATTGAGGCGAGAATTGTTCGGCGGACCTGGGGGTTCTTCCCGCCGAGGGCGGGTCGGGCGGATTTTTGAGGCCCTCGTGATCGACAGGGGCCCCTTGTCAGGTTAGAGGCTGTCCTGGTCTCACGTTCGAGACCTGAGGCGGCCTCATTGCCGCGGAAGAAAGAAGACGCACATGGCGACTGGTACCGTGAAGTGGTTCAACGACGCGAAGGGCTTTGGCTTCATCGCGCAGGATAATGGCGGCCCTGACGTGTTCTGCCACCACACCGCCATCCAGGCCGACGGGTTCCGGACCCTGGCCGAGGGCCAGAAGGTGGAGTTCGACGTCCAGAAGGGCCCCAAGGGCCTGCAGGCGTCGAATGTCCGCCCGGTCGGCTGAGCGGATCGCTCCAGCAGCCCGTGGCCCGGTCTCTTTCGAGGGGGCCGGGCCGTTTGCTTTCAGGAGGGAGGCGATATGCAAGGAAGGTCGACGAAGCGCCAGAAGGAGCAGGCGCGAAAGCAGCATCAGCAGGAAAAGGACGCCAAGCGCGAGGAGCGCAAGCGTGCCAAGGCGGAGAAGCCGCAACGTCAGCCGGGTGACGTGGACCCGGACATCGCCGACATCATCCCCGGTCCGCAGCCTCAAATCGAATACTGAGGCGCCCGGGAGTCGTCAGGGCCCACCACGTCGCCGTCGTGGTGGGCCTCGTCGTATCCGGGCTTTCCAGGGGCAATCGCTCACCCGTGGATAGTCTGGAGCGCGGGCCGTCGACAGAAGTTCCCCGTCCACGCTAGGCACAGGACCCAGGCTCGCGCCTGCGGGCCTGATGAGAGCGTGAAGGCTCGTGACGGAGGAAGCCGCGTATGGCGACGGGTACCGTGAAGTGGTTCAACGATGCGAAGGGCTTTGGCTTCCTGGCCCAGGATGACGGGGGCGCGGACGTGTTCTGCCACCACACCGCCATCCTGACGGAGGGGCACCGCACCCTGCGGGACGGCCAGAAGGTGGAGTTCGACGTGCAGAAGGGCCCCAAGGGCCTGCAGGCGTCGAACGTCCGTCCGCTCGACTGACGCGCGCCGCCGTCGTCCCCCCGGGAGACACCGGGCGTGTCCGGGGCGCCGCGTCCCGTCGCGTGCAATCGCCCGCGTGGCTGGGGCGTAGCGTCCGGCGTGCTCCGAATCGCGGGTGTCTCGAAGACGTATCCCAACGGGGTGAAGGCCCTCCATGGCATCGACCTGACCATCGGCCGGGGGCTGTTCGGGCTGCTCGGGCCGAATGGCGCGGGCAAGTCCACGTTGATGCGCATCCTCGCCACGCTGCAGTCGCCGGACGCGGGGCAGGTGACGTTCGACGGGCTCGACGTGCTGGCCCAACCCCAGGCGCATCGTCGGCACCTGGGGTACCTGCCCCAGGACTTCGGCGTGTACCCGGGCGTGTCCGCGGTGGAGCTGCTGGACCACCTGGCGCTGCTCAAGGGGCTGACGAACGCGCGCGAGCGCCGCGAGCAGGTGCATGCGCTGCTGCGCCAGACCAACCTCCATGACCACCGGAAGCAGGCGGTGAGTGGCTACTCCGGCGGCATGCGCCAGCGCTTCGGCATCGCCCAGGCGCTGTTGGGCGCGCCGCGGCTGCTCGTCGTGGACGAGCCCACCGCGGGGCTGGACCCGGAGGAGCGCCAGCGCTTCCACAACCTGCTCGCGGAGGTGGGGGAGCAGGTCGTGGTCCTGCTGTCGACGCACATCGTGGAGGACGTGCGCCAGCTGTGCTCGCGCATGGCCGTGCTGTCCCAGGGGCGGGTGCTGTGCGAGGGCGAGCCCCAGGCGCTGGTGGACGCGCTGGCGGGGCGGGTGTGGCGCAAGACGGTGGAGAAGGCGGCGGCGGCGGACTACCGCGCCCGGCTGCCGGTGCTCTCCGAGCGGCTGCACGCGGGGCGCACGCGCCTGCACGTGCTGGCGGAAGGGCGGCCGGAGGACGGGTTCGAGCCGGTGGCGCCGGACCTGGAGGACGTCTACTTCAGCGCCCTGTCCGGGCGGCGCGTGGCCTAGGGGACCCGCATGCTCCGGGGCATCATCGGCTTCGAGTGGCGCTACCAGACGCGCCAGGCCACCTTCCTGCTCGCGGTGGCCGTCTTCTTCTGGCTGGGGGGCGTGTTCGTCGCCACGGGCTACGGGCCGGACAACCTCGCCGTCAACTCGCCCTACGCCGTCGCGCAGTCGCTGGGACTGCTGTCGCTGGTGTCCCTCTTCGTGCTCAGCCTGTTCTGCGCCAACACCGTGCAGCGCGACGCCGAGCACCGCATGGCGGAGCTGGTCTTCACCACCTCCGTCTCCAAGCGCGACTACCTCGCCGGCCGGTTCGCGGGGGCGCTGTTCGCCGCGCTGGCCGTGCTCGCGGCCGGAATGGTCGGGTTGATGGTGGCGCCCTGGCTGGTGTCGGTGGACGTGGCGCGGCTCGACGGGCTCCACGTCGAGCGCTACCTGTGGCCCTTCGCCGTGCTGGTGGTGCCCAACGTGGTGCTCGCCGCGTCGCTGCTGTTCGCCATCTCCGCGCTCTTCCGGAGCACGCTGGCCTGCTACGTGGGCGGCGTCTTCGTCTACGGGTTGTACTTCGTGGGCTCGCTGTGGGGGGACTCACCGCTGATGGCGGGCTCCGCGCCGCAGCGGCCGGAGGCACTGGCGCGGGCGGCGCTGCTCGACCCCTTCGGCCTGTCCGCCTTCTTCGAGCAGACCCGCTACTGGACGGACGACGAGCGGGCCGCCCGGTTGCTCGTGTTGGGGGGCAATCTCCTGTGGAACCGGCTCCTGTGGCTCGGCGTCGCCGGGGTGGTGCTGGGCGTCGTCTCCTGGCGCTTCTCCTTCCGCGCCCCGGCCCGGGCGGGGAAGGGGGCGGGCGAGGCCCGGGAGGACTCGTCCCAGGTGGCGGTCGTGGCGGCGCGGGTGGAGCCCGGTACGCCCGGCCTGGCCGCGTTCGGGTCCGCGCTCCGCCAGGAGCTGGGGTTCCTCTCGCGCAGCCGGCCGCTGCTGGCGTTGCTGGTGCTGTGGGTGTTCATCGCGGGGATGGAGGTCGCGGCGGCGGCGAGCGGCGGGGAGTACGGCACGCGCCGGGTGCTCTCGTTGGCGCTCCTGCTGGACTGTCTGCGCCAGCCCCTGTCCCTCATCGGCTCGCTGACCGTCATCTACTTCAGCGCGGAGCTGGTCTGGCGCGAGCGCGCCGCGCGCTTCGACGCCCTGGTGGACGCGACGCCGGCGCCCGCGCTCGTCTTCTACCTCGCGAAGGCCGTGGCGTTGGTGACGCTGGTCGGCGTGCTCGCGGGGGCGGCGGCGGCGGTGGGCGTGCTGTACCCGCTCGTCACGGGGAACTCCCGCCCGGAGCCGGCGCTCCTCGGCGCGTTGCTCTGGCTCGGAGGGCTGCCGCTGGCGTTGTTCGCCGTGGCGGCGCTGCTCGCGCAGACGCTGAGCCCGCATCGCTATGTGGGCATGGTGGCGAGCCTGCTGCTCTGCGGGCTCGTCCTGCGAGGAGACGCGTTGGGCCTGGCGCATCCACTGCTGCGCTACGCGGGCGCGCCGCCGGTGCGCCACACGGACCTGAATGGCTTCGGCCCCATGGCCGCGTCCTTCTCCGCGTTCATGGTGTACTGGGGCGCCTTCGCGGCGCTGCTGGCGTTCGTCACGGTGGGGCTGTGGCGAAGGGGCGTGCCCTCGGGGCCGTGGCGGCGCGCGCGGGCCCTCCCCGGCCAGTGGGGGCGCGCTGGCTTGTATGGCGCGGGCGCCTGCGCCGGAGCGTTCGTGGCCGTGGGCTGCGCCGTCTTCCACGACACCCACCGGGTGAATGTCTACGAGACGCGGGAGGAGGCGCTGGCGTGGCGCGCGGACTACGAGCGCGCCTTCAAGGTCCACGAGTCCCTGGCCCAGCCGAGCATCGTCGCGGTGAGGACGTCCGTGGACCTCTTCCCGCGAGAGGCCCGCTACCGCGTGGCCGGGACCTACCGGCTCGAGAATCGGGCCTCCACGCCCATCGACACGGTGTGGGTCGCCGTGCCGCGCGGGCAGGGGAGCGCCACCGTGTCGCTGCGGGGCGCGGCGCTGTCGGAGCACGACGGCCGCTTCGGCATGTACCGCTTCCAGCTGGAGCGGCCCCTTCCTCCCGGGGGCGAGGCGGAGCTGGCGTTCGAGGTGGTCCGCCAGCAGCGAGGCGTGCGAGCCGCCGACTTCGACCTGTCCGTGGTGGAGAACGGCTCGTTCCTGCTGTTCCAGGAGGCGTTCCCCTCCATCGGCTATCGCCACACCTACGAGCTGGGGGACCCGGTGGAGCGGCGGGCCCGGGGGCTCCCCGCGACGCCGCGCATGCCGGCCCTGGATGAGTCGGGATCGGACCGCCAACGGCCTCCACCGGCCGCCGTCACGTTCGAGGCGACGGTGTCCACGGACGAGGACCAGGTGGCGCTGACGTCGGGGACGCTGCGGCGCCAGTGGCGCGAGGGCGGGCGCGGCTACTTCCACTACGTCATGGAGCGGCCCATGGTGCCCGTGTTCGCCTTCGCCTCCGCCCGTTACGCGGTGGAGCGGGTGGCGCACCGGGGCGTGGAGGTGGAGGTGTACTTCCATCCCGCGCACGCCTCCAACGTGAAGCGCATCCTGGAGGCGTCCACGCGCACGCTCGACGAGCTGGGCACGCGCTATGGCCCCTATCCCCACGCCGAGCTGCGCATCGCGGAGATTCCGTCCTACTGGGGCTTCGGCGCGCTGGCGACGCCCAACCTCGTCTTCTTCGTGGAGGACCGGGGCTTCCTCACGGAGCCCTCGGACGCGGACGTGGACCTGGTGCTCCGCCGCACCGCGCACGAGGTGGCCCACCAGTGGTGGGGTCACCAGCTCGTCGCGGCCGAGGTCGAGGGCGCGACGCTGCTGGTGGAGTCCCTGACCAAGTACGCCGAGCAGCGGGTGCTGGCGCGCGAACACGGCGAGCGGGCGCTGGACGCCGTGCTGGAGTTCGAGCGGGACCGCTACCTGTCGGACCGCACCTCGGCCCGGGAGGTGGAGCCCGCCCTCTACAAGGTGACGAACCAGTCGTACCTCTCCTACCGCAAGGGCGCGCTGGTGATGAACGCGCTGCGGGACCTGGTGGGCGAGGACACGCTGGACGCCGCCCTGCGGCGCCTGCTGCGCACGCATGCCCCCGCCAGGGGGGCCACGTCGCTGGACCTGATCGACGCGCTCCACGCGGAGGCGCCCGCCCGGCACCACGCGCTCATCGACCAGTGGCTCAAGGACGTCGTCCTGTACGAGCTGGGCGTGGAGTCCGCCACCGTCACCACGCGCGAGGACGGTCGCTTCGAGGTGAAGGCGCGCGTCCGCGCCGCGAAGCACGCCCGCCGCGGCGGCGTGGACGTCCCCCTGGCGATGGACGAGCTGCTGGACGTGGCCGTGTATGTCGGCCCTCCGTCGAGCGGCGCGCCCCCGCTCGCGGTGGGGAAGGTGGCCGTCCGGGACGGGCCAGCCGAGGTGACCCTCGTCGTCGACACGCGGCCGACCCACGTGAGCCTCGACCCGTTCATCCTGCGCATCGAGCGGGAGCGCGGCGACAACGTCCTCGCGCTGCCTGCTCCCGCGTCCACCGGGCCCCGGGGGCGCTGAAGCGCCTCCGCTCCGTCGCGTGACGGTGGTGACGCGGCGCGGCCCGGCCTCGAGGCGCCGGGCCGCGGTCCCGGGGGCGTCGCGGCGAAGGTCATCCCCCTCCATGCGCCGGATGGGGGCGGGCCGTCGCCAAGACGTCCACCGGTGGGCCTCAGGCCACCTT
It contains:
- a CDS encoding endonuclease domain-containing protein, with translation MSPLEDTALLEALDRHARRRSQGVPTLTVLVGAPERALSLWTRWVQQRGVRVAVAQGDEPRSMVRAWATALCAERDLARDAEAFILQSQATRPRRALQFEGKGAHERRVLLEGLTPPTGGSTTWELCRYLLELPAAPRDGALAEAVEHAIIRDPLEALQDLLTIVPKGQAPALRLPTHATGFRVLRALASLATAAPRLTAVCVLSPEALAEHLRRDESTTLALLREGRLDVLEPSEPRAASSLDAAVAKTVEWLRQDGPLAPLVPKYQKAARAIAAAWEEPERRARSEAEALLFDVLEHLPTTRGRFKLNAPLDLGDGRQPLEVDLLCRELRLAVELDGFHHFREPDRYRRDRRKDLDLQRAGYWVARFLADDVVARLEDILRTLETMIAARQDESSGQEAPHGRR
- a CDS encoding SDR family oxidoreductase, whose protein sequence is MRVLIPGIAGGIARKLALRLKNAGHDVAGVDIRPWENAKESGIEVFRGDVRKRAAEDVFRRWRPEAVVHMATVTAFTVPGAERGRINLDGTKAVFDHCAAHGVKQVLFVGRHTFYGAAPDSPLYHSEDEPPRALESIPELADLVAADLYAATALWRLPEVTTAVLRLPYTLGAPGTGTLASFLKGRRVPLVLGYDPLFHVLQEDDVVTALTLALEKKVRGIFNIAGPPPIPLSVIVRETGRMAVPLPAQLLSLLLGRAGFPRLSTGALDHLRYPIVVDNRRFLEATGFEYRYSVADTLRIYREAAPVPTQGL
- a CDS encoding lysophospholipid acyltransferase family protein; translated protein: MALFDGTDARVDQLELPFNEYGVDPYGISKKHVKEALRVFAFIYRHYFRVRCHGAHHIPARGRGMLVGNHSGGVAVDGAMVLTSTMLEMNPPRLAQGMVERFLHKFPVSSLWASRTGQFTGLPEHARRLLEDDRLLMIFPEGARGTAKLYNERYSLVDFGTGFVRLALQTRSPIIPFAFLGGGSAIPTVFNAYTLGKLLGIPYVPLTPYLLPVPLPVQLEIHYGEPLVFRGTGDEEDHVIEGYVAKVKERIAGLIEVGRAQRHQRASPRRLLP
- a CDS encoding pirin family protein, which codes for MRTEVSAAVGAASKAREVAHQLPAKSTALVGDAHVLRALPRAELRRVGPFVFCDHFGPAPAVRETMSVPPHPHVGLQTVTYLFSGAIRHRDSLGTVQDILPGDVNWMTAGGGIVHAEDVHTGPDAQALHGIQTWVALPAAQRQVAPAFAHVPASRLPLRESEGARVRVIAGALDGDVSPVPTFHPLTYLDVELEAGARVSLSVNPAHALALYVADGEVAVGGTPVARGVLAHLDEGGDVLSLYSTQGGRAVVLGGEPLPEPLVIWWNFVVDSVAEGRARLADWEAGRFPPLAP
- a CDS encoding 2TM domain-containing protein, whose product is MADTRQKSAPARFSEREAADIIRDASTRSLAERETDRSLTREDLLAMAREMGVSESALKDALAARARKAKFRRQTHRALFGLATHGLSYTIVMGGLTLIDLTTGPEWFVQFPAISWGIGLAFHAMATLMGMAKRMTLPEDP
- a CDS encoding carboxymuconolactone decarboxylase family protein produces the protein MAPSTAVEVALAPHGGPGYFTGNPEDLTSSPKKDSTMESQRFDVAKVAPGIYSALLGLEKYLHQCGLEERLLHLVKLRASQVNGCAYCIDMHWKDLRALGETEQRLYGLDAWEESPYYSDRERAAMAWTEAVTRVTDGHAPEAVYQQVHPHFTDKELADLTAAVATINAWNRMAIAARVEPGTYQSPKAAQKAG